Below is a window of Longimicrobium sp. DNA.
CGAGATCGGCCAGATCCTTGTTCCGGCCGCTGGCTTTCTTGTTCGTCTTCAGATCGCGAAGGCTGATGAGCGAGACCTTTACCCCATCGAGCTCGTCTTCCACCCGGCCAGCGTAGCATTCGTCGAATTCGACGCCCGAGATGACGGTCAGAACCTCGATCCGGAGCGGAACGTTGCCCATCCGGACCATCTTGCCGTCCTGGAGGAAGAGGGCGGGGGAGAGCTCAGGCGTGTCGAAGCCGAAGTCGCGCAGCGCATCGACGATCCGTTGCGCATTCTGCGGATCGATGGCGACCCACACGTCCAGATCACCCGTAGCGCGCGGGTAGCCGTGATACGTTACGGCGTATCCGCCGACCAGCAGGTACCTAACGCCATGCGAGCGGAGCAACCTC
It encodes the following:
- a CDS encoding DUF6036 family nucleotidyltransferase; its protein translation is MEIRLPQDFKEFLRLLRSHGVRYLLVGGYAVTYHGYPRATGDLDVWVAIDPQNAQRIVDALRDFGFDTPELSPALFLQDGKMVRMGNVPLRIEVLTVISGVEFDECYAGRVEDELDGVKVSLISLRDLKTNKKASGRNKDLADLENLP